TTTAGATGCGCTCAAAAAGGACAATGCTGTTGTTTATGATGTAAAAGGGGTGTTAGGTAGTAAAGCAGATGCTAAGCTATAATGAATATTCTTATTACAGGTGGAGCAGGTTTTATAGGGTCTCATGTGGTGAGATTATTTTTAGAAGTTTTTCCCAAAAGTCATATTTACAATGTTGATGCGCTCACATATGCAGGTAACCTAGAGAACCTTTCCGATGTAGATACGTCTAGCAATTATACATTTATAAAAGGGGACATCAATGATGCCCCTTTTTTGATGAATCTATTTTCAAAGTACGAATTTGATAAGGTAATCCATCTAGCTGCGGAGTCTCATGTTGATAGAAGTATTGAGGATCCTTTAGCGTTTGTGCAGACTAATGTTATTGGAACACTTAATCTTCTTAACGCGGCAAAGAGTATTTGGAAAGAAGATTATTCGTCAAAACTTTTCTACCATATAAGTACAGATGAAGTCTATGGTTCACTAGGTGAAAGCGGACTCTTCACTGAAACTACTTCTTACGATCCAAACTCGCCCTATGCAGCGTCTAAGGCGAGCTCAGATCACTTTGTGAGAGCGTTTGGAGAGACGTACGGTTTACCATATATAATTAGTAATTGCTCTAATAATTATGGGCCTAATCAGTTTCCAGAAAAATTAA
The genomic region above belongs to Dokdonia sp. Dokd-P16 and contains:
- the rfbB gene encoding dTDP-glucose 4,6-dehydratase, producing MNILITGGAGFIGSHVVRLFLEVFPKSHIYNVDALTYAGNLENLSDVDTSSNYTFIKGDINDAPFLMNLFSKYEFDKVIHLAAESHVDRSIEDPLAFVQTNVIGTLNLLNAAKSIWKEDYSSKLFYHISTDEVYGSLGESGLFTETTSYDPNSPYAASKASSDHFVRAFGETYGLPYIISNCSNNYGPNQFPEKLIPLFINNIIEGTSLPVYGDGNYTRDWLFVKDHAAAIALIFEKGTLKETYNIGGFNEWKNIDLVKLLCDIMDNKLSRKRDSSKSLITYVKDRPGHDKRYAIDASKIEKELGWKPSVTFEEGLELTVNWYLENNQWLKNVTSGNYQEYYNKMYS